Below is a window of Fluviibacter phosphoraccumulans DNA.
TCGATTCGTTGCTTCTGCATACGGCGGGTTGATCAGCACCAGAATTTTTTTGCCACTCTTAATCGCCTTTTGCAGGCTAGGAGGCACTTTGTTCGTCAAGCTATAGTCAATATTGCCTTCTTCATCGACATCATCGTTCAAATAGTCATACTGAAAACGCTCCGCCGCCACACAGGTTTTGGTTGCCTTCATTACATCAACATCAGCTTGGTCTAGCGTAGACATGTACACGTTGCGCGGATTGCTGTGCTTAACCTCCAAATTACCCACACCGCAACACATATCCCAAACAATGTATTCCTGTTGCCAGTTATCCCCTAAGGTTTCTGCCAGGAGATCATAGGCTTTATCAACCACTGCCAATGGTGTGAAATACGCCCCTTTAAATTGCCGCTCGTCTAGCGGAATGAGACTATCTCTCCGTTCCAGTAGGTAATCCCTATACTCTGCTTTAGGCGGTCGATGATAAATAGCCCAGAACTGGCGATAGCCTTCTCGGCTACCCAGTTCATAGATCTTACCGTTCAAACTAAAGACTGGTTTGTCGTTACGGTAAAGAAGATCTGCAGGCAAATTGGCATGCGTTGAAATCTTGCCATCGTTCATCACATCAGCAAAGAAGAGCAATGCATAGTCCTCAGGCGCAACGCCCGTAATCTCTTTGCCGATCATATCCACCCAACGGTCAAAGACCTGCTTTAGGTTATCCGGGGTGATCTGCGTGCGGATAATGTCGCCCGTCTTAATGGCAGATTTAACGGCCTGGATAAACTCTTGCTCATGCGTTTGAATCTTGAAGGACACGAAGTGGGTGCCAATATGAGCAGAAATCTCAGCCAGTGCTTCTTGGGTATATTGACTCGCTGACTTGCCCCATTTGACCGTTTTCTTTTCAAGAAACGGCAACACATCAGAGCTTTTCATGATCGCCGCTTTTTCGGTATCGATCACGGCGAGAAAAGGTGGCACGCTTTCACCCTTGTTCAACGCCACTTGGACATAGTGGAGCAACTGCGTGAACATCGCATAACTAGAATTTTTGCCGGTGTCCTTCGCCTCAAACCAGATTTCATTTGTCTGAATATCAATCAGACCCTTGGTATAGCTCTTGAGGCCAAGAGCTTGTATGTAGGCGTCTTTGACATCCTCTTCGCTTTTAACCTGCTGTAGCTTTTCGTAAAGATGTGACATAACGGCCTATGTGATCCTATGAGTCCAATAGCTATGATTTTGCCAGGGCTGTGGCCAAAACCAGCAAGGAATCATCTAAAAATTAAACTTAGTACCACTGATCTAAACGACTATCCTGAACTCGGTCGCCTTCACTACTGGCCGGACATGTTGATTTTCCCGGCGCATTTCCACAAAACCGTAGTTCGACATGGTTTTGAGGGTGCGGGACAGGTTTCCCGGTTTGCGGCCAGTCATGTGGGCCAAAGAAGAGATGGAATGCGGCTGTGCATCGCGGATGACTTTGAGTAGCGCCCTATTCTCATCGCTGAGTACTTCGGCTAGTGATCGCATTGAGGTAAACCAGATGCGCGGCTCTGTTGCTTTAGGCTTGTGCTCGCCTTTGGCGATAGCCAGCATCCGTTCTCGAATACGCTCCTGGGGCATGATGCCGATGACAAGTGATTTCATGATTGCCTTACCTCTTCTAGAGCCCGATCAGCTTCTTTAAAAAAATCCGAAAGTAGCTGATGCGCATTTTCAAATTCATAGGGCACGCCTTTGTCACTGGCATGCCGATGCCTGTGGTCGTACGGTAACCGTTTACCCGAAAACCGGCTTTTACCGGGAGGTTTAACTGCATGAGCGTTGTCATAGCCGAGAATTCTCTTGCCATAAGGCTCATGCAGCGTTAGCGAGTACCTTACGCCGTGAGGGATATCGGCTGTTGCCGGCACCTGCCATGCTTCGATCTTGATCCAGTATCCACCACCTTGATCAATGATCTGCTCATGGAGATCCAGCAGCGTTGAGATTCCCTCAACATGATGTCCCATCATATATCAACAGCTGATAAAAGTCATGCTGCGAATTGATGCGCTGACAAGAGTCTCATTTGGCTCGGCAACAGCAACACCCAGGGCTGCTGTAGAAATGAGTACGATCCAGACGAAGAGGTTTTTCATGACGATGCTCCTTATGTGTTAACCCTTGGTATCGGGCATGGAGTCATCGTATTCGCCGAGAGTCTCACCAGATGAGCCTCTCGAAATTTATTTACTGATTTTTTTCTGCCCGGATTTGGCCTAAACCCCGATATCTTCGTTCCAGAGTTCGGGCTTGGTAGCGATAAAGCCTTGCATCAGTGCAATGCAGCTGGGGTCTTGCACCACCGCTACGCTAACACCACGTGTTCTTAGGAGGTCTTCTTCACCCATGAAGGTCTGGTTCTCACCGACCACTACCCTGGGAATGCCGTAGAGCAGTATTGCACCCGTGCACATGGGGCATGGCGACAAGGTAGTGTAGAGCACAGATTCTTTATAAACGCTGGCAGGTAAACGACCAGCGTTTTCCAGGGCGTCCATTTCGCCGTGCAGTATGGGGCTGCCCTTCTGTACGCGACGGTTATGGCCGCGGCCTATGATCTTGCCGTTGTGCACCAGCACGGAGCCAATAGGGATGCCGCCTTCAGCCAGGCCCTGGCGGGCTTCATCTATTGCAGCTTCTAGAAAGGCGTCCATGGCTGGCACGCGTGATGATTCTCTGGATTTACTTAGGCAACTTAATGTAGTTACAACCACCACCGCTATCGCGGGTTTCTACACACATCACTGCTTTGCCACGGCAAGTGGCCACCCAGCCTTCATGTGCCGTCATCCAGCCCCCTGCTTCATCCTCGATGGTGATGTCTTCGTTGGTGCAGCTCAGATAAGGCGATGCAATGGTCTTCTGGTATTCGGTGGTGCCACAAGCGGTGAGTAATGTTGCGGCGAGGATGGCGATACAGGTGCGCATGATGTGTTTGTTCGTGTAAGTTGATTGAAGCATTGTAGATCAGGCGAACTGAATTTCAGTTGACTACAACATGTAGTCGGCCACTACCGACAAGAAGACATGACAAATTATCACGCCATAAGTTTTATGACGTTTCTTAAAGGCGCTGAAGGGCAGTCTTGTATACCGCGCTTCTTTCCCGCTTGCCAACAGCGATGACCGTGACGTAGACCACACCATCATCCACGCGATATACCAAACGATAGCCAAGCGAATGTATTTTGATTTTGTAGCAATCGGGCATACCAATCAGTGCCGCTGCCGGCACACGTGGGTTCTCCAAGCGCTCGGTTAGCTTTTTGATTAGTGGGTCACGTACCGTTTTATCAAGCTTCTTCCATTCTGCTAATGCAAGCTGGTGAAACTGTAGTTTATAAGTCGGCAAGATCAATCTCTACAAATGGCCCGTTCGCTCTTTCTCGGACCAACTTAGCATCTTCTAAGTCTTCGAGATAGCTCATAAGTCGCTCGTAATGCCCCGCAGGAAGCAGATAAGCCTCTGGACGATTATGATTTAGCACAGCCACAGGACTATCATCGGCATCTTTGATAATCGAGGCGTAATTTCGCTTTAACTCGGTAACACTAACACTCATTGTTGCAAGTATGTTGTCCATCTAGACACCTCAAGGATGTTTTATTCGATGCTCAATTTAGCACCGAATAAAACATCTTACAAGCTAGGTGCCGCAATAGGTGACGTAAGGCTTGGCACTGGCATCCGGGATTTGAGCATATATACTTTTGGCCAACGCCGGGTCGTAAGGGTTTTGCAACGCGGCGACCAGTTGTTCGAAACGGGTGAAACTACCCTTCTGTTCCGCGGCATCCAGTGCTTCTTGCACGAGGCGGTTACGTGGAATGATCACCGGGTTGGCTTGTTGCATGAGCTGCCGTGCCTGCTCTAAACCACCGGGTTGCGTGTCGATCATAGCTTGCCAGCGGGAGTACCAGTCTGCGTAGCGCTCATCGGTGAGCGAGCCGGTAGTGAGTTGCCAGAATGTGCCCGTGAAGTCGCCCTGGGCTTCCCACATGATCTCCAGCAGTTCACCCGCCAGACGCACGGCATTTCTGTCGGGGTTGCTAATGCCTACCTTATGACAAAGGGCTGTGTGCCAATACGATTGGTAGAGGCCGGGGTAGCCGCCAATGGCGCTTTGGGCTAATTGCAGCGCCGCAGCCTCATCTTCGTTGAGAATCGGCAACAGGGCTTCGGCCAGACGGCTCAGGTTCCACTGGGCGATTCTAGGCTGGTTGCCGTAGGCGTATCTGCCCTGCCGGTCGATCGAGCTGAATACGGTGGCCGGGTCGTACCGATCCATAAAGGCACAGGGGCCGTAGTCGATGGTTTCCCCGGCGACGCTCATGTTGTCGGTGTTCATGACCCCATGCACAAAACCCACCTGCATCCAGCGGGCAATAAGCGCGGCCTGCCGGTCGATAACGGCTTTAAGGAATGCGAGGTACGGATTAGCCTCGCTGCGTGCCTGCGGGTAATGCCGGTCAATGGCGTAGTCGGCCAATGCCTTGAGTTCTAGAATGCCCTGGGTGGCGGCAAATTCAAAGGTGCCGACGCGGATGTGGCTGGCGGCGATTCGGGTGAGGATGGCACCGGGTTGAGCCGTTTCCCGATAGACCGGTTCACCGGTAGCGACAACGGCCAAACTACGCGTGGTGGGGATACCGAGCCCGTGCATGGCTTCACTAATAAGATATTCGCGCAACATGGGGGCCAAGGCAGCACGCCCATCGCCACGACGGGCATAGGGTGTGGGGCCAGAGCCTTTGAGCTGTATGTCTACGAGTTGCCCATCAGGCGTTTGCAGTTCACCCAGCAGCAAGGCCCGGCCATCGCCCAATTGAGTGAAGTGACCAAATTGGTGCCCGGCATAAGCCTGGGCAATAGCCGACCCGCTCGCTGGAAATAGATTGCCAGCAAGAAGGTTAAGGTTGTTAGAGGTAGCTAGCGCAGCGGGGTCAAGCCTCAGGCTGAGCGCCAATGGCGCATTCAGTACGGTGAGGACAGGTGCGCGTACAGGTTGAGGCGTTAAGTCTGTATAGAATGCGGCCGGTAAATCTTTGTAACTTTGAGTGAGACCCCACTCGTAGAGCCCTAACGCCATCGCCATAAGATTTAGTTGAGCGTTTGCTTGAGTTCGTAGGCAACCGATTCAGACTCAACCATATCCATCAAATCTTCCATGAAGTCTTCTGAGACGGCATTGGTCCACGAGCCTTCGACGTCTGAGGTGATCATCGGCTCAAAGGTCAGATCCAGAAATTGATCCGGGGCGATTTTAAGCACACCAATGCCATCGGTGGTTTCAATAATCTGCCAGTCATCAGGCACAGTCATTTCAAGTTCGATGGTGACACTGAGCTTTTTAGCCATGGCAAAACCTCCAAAAGTAATGTTCGTCATCATAGGCTAACGGGTAACAATGGCAAGTCTTGAAATGACAAGGTCATAACAATAACTTGGTTAAATTTCGCTGTAGTAATTTACGGCTAAGGCTGTGTTAGGATTAAGGGTTTTCGTAGATCTACTTTTGCCCATCTTTCAAGAAACTCATGGCAACTTCCAAAACCGCAAAACCCGCCGCTAAGGCCACTAAACCGGCAACTGACGCAGTACAACCTACCGTCAAGACTACGCCTGCCAAGAACGTGAACAACGGTTCGTCTTCGTTCCAGCCTTACGTGTCTAAAAAGGGCGAGGAGTACATGAGCAAAGGGCAACTAGCCCACTTTGCCAATATTCTCGGCAGCCTTAAAAACGATCTGATGTCGGACATCGAGCGTACGGTGCACACCATGCAGGATGAGCAAACGGTGTTTGCCGACCCGAATGACCGCGCCAGCCAGGAAACGGATATGGCCCTGGAACTGCGCAATCGTGACCGCGAGCGCAAGCTGGTGAAGAAGATCGAAGAAACGCTCGATCGCATTAAGGCAGACGACTACGGTTTCTGCGACAAGTGCGGTATTGAGATTGGTATCCAGCGCCTGGAAGCCCGCCCGACCGCCACGCTGTGCATTGACTGCAAAACGCTGGAAGAACTGCGCGAGAAGCAAGTGGCTAAATAAGCCGCTCGTTGCGCCAAAGCAAAAGGCCAGTCGATTGACTGGCCTTTTTTGTTTCTGCAGGTCGGGCACACCGAGTAAACCCGGCTGCCCTTCCCTTAGATGCTTTAGGCGGCTGGTGGTGCTGCGTCCAGCAGTGCCTTCATCGACAGCTTGATACGACCGCGGTCATCGGTTTCCAGAACCTTAACGCGAACGACCTGGCCTTCTTGCAGGTAGTCGCTGACTTTCTCGACACGCTCATTGGCGATTTGCGAGATATGCAACAGACCATCCTTACCTGGCAGTACGTTCACGATCGCACCGAAGTCCAGCAGCTTCAGCACAGTGCCTTCGTAGATGGCACCGACTTCGGCTTCAGCCGTAATGGCCTGGATACGGGCACGTGCCAGCTCAGCGGCTTCGCCACTCGTCGAGGCGATGGTAATCGTACCGTCGTCCTGGATGTCGATGGTGGTGCCGGTTTCTTCGGTCAGCGCACGAATCACGGCGCCGCCCTTACCGATCACATCACGGATCTTCTCGGGGTTGATCTTCATGGTGTACAGACGCGGTGCGAAGGTCGACACTTCGGTACGGGCTTCGCCCATGGCACCCTTCATCAGGCCGAGGATATGCAGACGGGCTTCACGGGCCTGGGCCAGTGCCACCTGCATGATTTCCTTGGTAATACCCTGAATCTTGATGTCCATCTGTAGCGCGGTGATACCGTTTTCAGTACCGGCCACCTTGAAGTCCATATCGCCAAGGTGATCTTCGTCACCCAGGATGTCGGTCAGCACGGCAAAACGGCCACCGTCCTTAATCAGGCCCATGGCAATACCCGCCACGTGATCCTTCAGCGGCACACCGGCGTCCATCATGGCCAGACAGCCGCCACAGACGGAGGCCATCGACGACGAACCGTTCGATTCGGTGATTTCTGAAACCACGCGCATGGTGTAGCTAAAGTCTTCCGGCGACGGCAGCACCGGCACCAGTGCGCGCTTGGCCAGACGACCATGGCCGAGTTCACGGCGCTTGGTACCACCCATACGACCGCATTCGCCAGTGGCGTACGGAGGCATGTTGTAATGGAACAGGAAGCGATCTTTGTACTCGCCCATCAGCGCGTCAATGGTCTGCTCATCACGACCCGTGCCCAGCGTGGCAACGACCAGCGCCTGCGTTTCACCGCGGGTAAACAGGGCCGAGCCGTGGGTGCGCGGCAGTACGCCGTTACGGATTTCGATCGGACGCACGGTGCGGGTGTCGCGACCATCGATACGCGGTTCGCCCGCCAGGATGCGGCCACGAACAATACCGGCTTCCAGATCAAACAGGATGTTGCCAATGGTATTGGCATCCACCGGCGTGCCGTTGGCGTTTTCGCCGATAGCGAATTGCGCTTCGGTATCCGAGTAAACACTCTTCAACAATTGGCTACGTACTTGCTTGCTGGTCTCACCATAAGCAGCTTCAACACGCGGCTTGGCAAAGTCAGTGACCATGGCGATCAGCGCTTCGTCTTTAGCGGCAGGCGCCCAATCCCATTCCGGCTTGCCAGCAGCCTCAACCAGGCGGTTGATCATCTGGATCACGGCTTGTTGCTGGTCGTGACCGAATACCACACCACCCAGCATGATCTCTTCCGACAGCATTTGTGCTTCGGATTCCACCATCAGCACAGCGGCTTCGGTACCCGAAACGATCAGGTCCATTTGTGAAGTCTTGACCTGTGATGCGGTTGGGTTCAGAACGTACTGACCATCAATGTAACCGACGCGGGCAGCACCGACCGGACCGTTGAACGGAATGCCGGACAGCGCCAGCGCAGCCGACGCACCGATCAGGGCAGGAATATCGGGGTCCACTTCCGGGTTGATCGACATCACTGTGGCAACGATTTGAACTTCGTTGTAGAAGCCTTCAGGGAATAGCGGACGCAGCGGACGGTCGATCAAACGCGAGGTCAGCGTTTCTTTTTCTGAAGGACGGCCTTCACGCTTGAAGAAGCCACCCGGGATCTTGCCGGCAGCGTAAGTCTTTTCAACATAATCAACCGTCAGCGGGAAAAAGTCCTGGCCCGGCTTGGCCTTCTTGGCGCCAACGACGGTTACCAAAACCACGGTGTCATCATAAGTGACCATGACCGAACCACTGGCTTGACGGGCTACATTGCCAGTTTCCAGGGTCAGGGTGTGTGCACCGTATTGAATACTTTCACGTGCAATTTCAAACATACTCATATTTCTCTTCCTCTCAACAACAACACGACATTAACGACAACAATAAAAAACGGGCGCTCTCGTTTGAGAACGCCCGTGGAGATCAAACGATCAGCACGTAATTACTTACGCAGGCCAAGGCGTTCAATCAGCGTGCGGTAGCTATCCAGATTGGTGTTCTTCAGATAGTCCAGCAGCTTACGGCGACGGCTCACCATACGCAGCAGACCGCGGCGCGAGTGGTGATCCTTCTTATGTTCTTTGAAGTGGCCAGTCAATTCGTTGATACGGGCAGTCAGCAGTGCGACCTGAACTTCCGAAGAACCGGTGTCGCCTTGAGCGCGTTGGTAATCAGCAACGATGGCAGCCTTGCCTTGAGCATTTAGCGTCATGTCAAACTTTCCTTTATGTGACGAATGCGCCCCAGTTTGAGAGAGCTACATTCAGGTTACCCCGAGGGGCTTAAAACCGCTTCCGGAAACCCGGTTGCGAACAATTCAAAATTATATCAAGAATTTGATGATGACACCAAACGAACCGGCTGAATTTTCTGGTCTTTTCCATCCCCCTGCACCTGCCCGACACCCAACAACCGATCTGCCAGATAGATACGCACAGAAGATTCGGCTTTGCAGCTTTGC
It encodes the following:
- a CDS encoding transcriptional regulator gives rise to the protein MKSLVIGIMPQERIRERMLAIAKGEHKPKATEPRIWFTSMRSLAEVLSDENRALLKVIRDAQPHSISSLAHMTGRKPGNLSRTLKTMSNYGFVEMRRENQHVRPVVKATEFRIVV
- a CDS encoding toxin-antitoxin system TumE family protein, which encodes MMGHHVEGISTLLDLHEQIIDQGGGYWIKIEAWQVPATADIPHGVRYSLTLHEPYGKRILGYDNAHAVKPPGKSRFSGKRLPYDHRHRHASDKGVPYEFENAHQLLSDFFKEADRALEEVRQS
- a CDS encoding nucleoside deaminase, translating into MDAFLEAAIDEARQGLAEGGIPIGSVLVHNGKIIGRGHNRRVQKGSPILHGEMDALENAGRLPASVYKESVLYTTLSPCPMCTGAILLYGIPRVVVGENQTFMGEEDLLRTRGVSVAVVQDPSCIALMQGFIATKPELWNEDIGV
- a CDS encoding type II toxin-antitoxin system RelE family toxin — its product is MPTYKLQFHQLALAEWKKLDKTVRDPLIKKLTERLENPRVPAAALIGMPDCYKIKIHSLGYRLVYRVDDGVVYVTVIAVGKRERSAVYKTALQRL
- a CDS encoding type II toxin-antitoxin system Phd/YefM family antitoxin produces the protein MDNILATMSVSVTELKRNYASIIKDADDSPVAVLNHNRPEAYLLPAGHYERLMSYLEDLEDAKLVRERANGPFVEIDLADL
- a CDS encoding protein adenylyltransferase SelO; this encodes MAMALGLYEWGLTQSYKDLPAAFYTDLTPQPVRAPVLTVLNAPLALSLRLDPAALATSNNLNLLAGNLFPASGSAIAQAYAGHQFGHFTQLGDGRALLLGELQTPDGQLVDIQLKGSGPTPYARRGDGRAALAPMLREYLISEAMHGLGIPTTRSLAVVATGEPVYRETAQPGAILTRIAASHIRVGTFEFAATQGILELKALADYAIDRHYPQARSEANPYLAFLKAVIDRQAALIARWMQVGFVHGVMNTDNMSVAGETIDYGPCAFMDRYDPATVFSSIDRQGRYAYGNQPRIAQWNLSRLAEALLPILNEDEAAALQLAQSAIGGYPGLYQSYWHTALCHKVGISNPDRNAVRLAGELLEIMWEAQGDFTGTFWQLTTGSLTDERYADWYSRWQAMIDTQPGGLEQARQLMQQANPVIIPRNRLVQEALDAAEQKGSFTRFEQLVAALQNPYDPALAKSIYAQIPDASAKPYVTYCGT
- the dksA gene encoding RNA polymerase-binding protein DksA, with protein sequence MATSKTAKPAAKATKPATDAVQPTVKTTPAKNVNNGSSSFQPYVSKKGEEYMSKGQLAHFANILGSLKNDLMSDIERTVHTMQDEQTVFADPNDRASQETDMALELRNRDRERKLVKKIEETLDRIKADDYGFCDKCGIEIGIQRLEARPTATLCIDCKTLEELREKQVAK
- the rpsO gene encoding 30S ribosomal protein S15, whose translation is MTLNAQGKAAIVADYQRAQGDTGSSEVQVALLTARINELTGHFKEHKKDHHSRRGLLRMVSRRRKLLDYLKNTNLDSYRTLIERLGLRK